The genomic segment GTGCGACTGTTCGACACGGTGCACATCGACAACATGAAGATCCTTCGGGCATTGGTCTCCTCGAAGGAAGACCATACACTTTTCGACGGCACGACCAAGCGAAGAGTTAGCATCGACGTGTTGCGACGAAAGATCGTGATGCTATACATTTCCGACCTCAACATCAGCAATGAGGAGCTACTCATGTTGGTCCAGATTTACAATGACATCCACCACGGGAGACTGGAGCGGCACTACGAGATTATTTGGTTGCCGATAACTGACAAGCACGACCCATGGGACGAATCCAAGGACGCGACGTTCCACCGCCTGGTGTCGATCATGCCATGGTACTCGGCGCACCATCCTTCATCGGTCGACCCTGTGGTGGCGAAATACGTAAGGGAGATGTGGCACTTCGAGAAGAAGCCCTTGTTGGTAGTGTTGGATCCGCAAGGGAGGGTAGTCTGCCCTAATGCACTCCACATGATATGGATATGGGGAAGCCTGGCTTACCCCTTCACTAGCAATAGGGAGGAGGCTCTTTGGAAGGAGGAGACTTGGCGGCTTGAGTTCCTCATCGACGAGATCGATCCCATTCTGCTGAGCTCGGTATTCAAAATCTTTAACGGTTGAAATTAAGCCAGTAATAGTGACCATATTTAGTGAATCTTCTATTTACCATCTAATGTTAGCGTTTGTTCACGTCTTGAACAGATTAAAGAAGGGAAATACGTGTGCCTATACGGAAGCGAGGACATCGAGTGGATACGGAAGTTCACGAAGCTGATGAGGCATGCGTGCGAAGAAGTTGGGGTTCAGGTGGAGATGGTGTATGTCGGGAAGAGCAATCCCAAGGAAAGGGTGCGGAAGGTGGTGGCAGCCATTGCGGCAGAGAAGCTCAGCAGTTATTGGGAGGACCTTGTCATGATCTGGTTCTTCTGGGTTCGGCTGGAGAGTATGTGGCACTCTAAGATACAACGCGGGAAGAGTGTTGACGATGACCCTATTATGCAGGAGGTGATATGGAATACTCGTTTTTCTCTAAAAGCTAGAAACTACTAAAAACTctgtaaaaattataaatactaaaaacaCTATCCATACGAACTCatctattgaaaaaaaaaaagcctataATTTGGAGAAAATCCATCAATTCATGTTAGGAGTATCCACATGCCAATTTGGCTTTtctcttacttttctttttcctactaCAACTTAGCATAGAGCTTCTGCTGTAGCGAAAAGTCGATACAGCAATAGTGCTTCTCCTAGTAGAAATACggaaatatttattaaatagaaTTGCACATTGAATAGGTAATGACGATGTTGAGCTTTGACGGGAGCGATGAAGGGTGGGCGGTGATCAGTCGGGGGTCGTTCGAGATGGTGAAGTCGGGAGGGAAGAAGCTCATCGACTGCTTGGTGCAGTTCGATGAGTGGAAGGCCAGCGTTGAGGGGGAGGACGGCTTCGTCCGAGCGCTCACGACGGCGCTGGTGCCACACCAAACTCGCGAGCACTGCACACGCCTCATCCTGCCGGTGGATGCCCGCCGCATACAGGAGCAGCTGGTGGTCTGCGCCGAGTGCAAGCGCCCCATGGAGAAGTACGTGCTCTACCGCTGCTGCAACGACTAGTTACGGCTTAACCAGCATTAATAATCTAGGCTCAGGTGAATGACACACTAACAAATTACTTTAGGAAAGCTCTATGATGACTGTGCATGATGGCATGTAAATGTGATACACACCATTAGCATAGAGCCTTCACGAAATAATTTGTCAGTATGTCGTTCACCTCACCCAAAATAATTTCTAGACCTCGTCtgattatatcttttttttattttttttcaagtagAAATTTTATGTGAAAGGATTGGAGTGCATTGTGAATTGTTTGTCGTCTTTTTATGCGAGTGCTTGTGTGgcaataaaatacaaaaacttggaaataattttctttttttttctctcttttttttctagcGTATCTATTTAGTTCCGTGTAATTGCAACTGCATTATAAATCTGAGTTACATGTGGGTCAACTCcattatattactatttagcttatatatatatatatttatatatcaataacACCAAGCTATTGCTGCTAttagtttttaactcttggattgagaaacatgcggttaggatgatgtgggctccctaggattgagtgggtgattggttgaataatataatataacagataaaaataatcaaagagttaaatctgacggtggaaaactcgatagcaccaagtctttggtgctatcgatagtatcccagccggactgtatatatatatagttttaatattttttttcctaaattttcaaaatattttttgatatcgACAATTTTCGCAGGGTTTTTACGTAATTAGAGTTGGACAAGAGGGTTaatccaattttttaaattgattcCCATGTGCATTAGTCAATGACCTAACTCCGTACTTCATTTGGAGCAAAACTATTTAATTAATCCCCATTTTTCACGCACGCGAAGCATTTTAGTCAactatttatttgtatttgCATGCCACAATGGAATTACTTGAAGCGTACAAGTTAAaataaccaataaaaaaaaagctcaaacattaattCCTTTATAATccacttaattataaaatacaatGCGTAGAGATAAGTACtaggtaaaaacatatagaacttaACTGAACTATAGATCGTTTTG from the Ananas comosus cultivar F153 unplaced genomic scaffold, ASM154086v1, whole genome shotgun sequence genome contains:
- the LOC109706367 gene encoding protein SIEVE ELEMENT OCCLUSION B-like, with protein sequence MASFAAGMAAAAQKAQPIRGERHLFSASDDSAIIKQILATHTPDGREVDARPLLQVVEDVLQRATPTVVVMPHTLLDQVVEEKAHQVETVGMLEALAYTIHKISCEITCKCSGGSDAHAITLTLFNSLSSYSWDAKVVLALAAFAVSHGEFWLTAQLHTVSPLAKSIALLKQLPDILEHTDILKPRFDAVNNLIRAMLDVTKCIIQFTELPSEYISVDSPDMSTAMAHIPTAVYWTVRSIVACAAQIIGLIGLGHEYITSTTEAWELSSLAHKVSNIHGHLTKQLNLCHRYIDEKKQVESYQNLVRLFDTVHIDNMKILRALVSSKEDHTLFDGTTKRRVSIDVLRRKIVMLYISDLNISNEELLMLVQIYNDIHHGRLERHYEIIWLPITDKHDPWDESKDATFHRLVSIMPWYSAHHPSSVDPVVAKYVREMWHFEKKPLLVVLDPQGRVVCPNALHMIWIWGSLAYPFTSNREEALWKEETWRLEFLIDEIDPILLSSIKEGKYVCLYGSEDIEWIRKFTKLMRHACEEVGVQVEMVYVGKSNPKERVRKVVAAIAAEKLSSYWEDLVMIWFFWVRLESMWHSKIQRGKSVDDDPIMQEVMTMLSFDGSDEGWAVISRGSFEMVKSGGKKLIDCLVQFDEWKASVEGEDGFVRALTTALVPHQTREHCTRLILPVDARRIQEQLVVCAECKRPMEKYVLYRCCND